Proteins encoded by one window of Arachis hypogaea cultivar Tifrunner chromosome 1, arahy.Tifrunner.gnm2.J5K5, whole genome shotgun sequence:
- the LOC112699490 gene encoding gamma-glutamyl peptidase 3: MVMNNNGNGRRYGLLQAAKDPEYVKKMYGGYLKVYAEAFGEEGASWDLFRVCEGEFPEISELHKYDGFVVSGSSNDAFGNDYWILKLCFLLQILDAMEKKILGICFGHQVLCRALGGRVGRAKRGWDIGITQVSFAKDRAPLWYLDDHHNMPSSLSIIEIHQDEIFEVPVGANVIASSDKTGVEIFVIEDHILGIQGHPEYNKDILFNLIDRLLGMDKIEKRFAEEVKCRVELGEPDRKCWEKICRNFLKGHHKICD; encoded by the exons ATGGTAATGAATAATAatggaaatggaagaagatatGGTTTGCTTCAAGCAGCAAAGGACCCTGAGTATGTGAAGAAAATGTATGGCGGATACTTGAAGGTGTATGCAGAAGCATTTGGTGAAGAAGGAGCAAGTTGGGATTTGTTTAGAGTGTGTGAAGGAGAGTTTCCTGAGATCAGTGAGCTCCATAAATATGATGGGTTTGTTGTATCAGGTAGTTCAAATGATGCATTTGGTAATGACTATTGGATCCTCAAACTTTGCTTCCTTTTACAAATCCTTGATGCCATGGAGAAGAAGATTCTTGGCATTTGCTTTGGTCACCAG GTACTATGCAGGGCATTGGGTGGAAGGGTTGGGAGAGCAAAAAGAGGTTGGGATATTGGGATAACACAAGTGAGTTTTGCCAAAGATAGAGCTCCATTATGGTACCTTGATGACCATCATAACATGCCATCATCACTCTCCATCATTGAGATACACCAAGATGAGATTTTTGAGGTTCCTGTGGGTGCAAATGTCATAGCTTCCTCAGACAAAACTGGGGTTGAAATATTTGTAATTGAAGATCACATTCTTGGAATTCAAGGTCACCCTGAGTATAACAAAGATATACTATTTAATCTAATTGACCGCCTTCTTGGTATGGACAAGATAGAG AAAAGGTTTGCTGAAGAAGTGAAGTGCCGAGTAGAATTGGGGGAGCCTGATAGGAAGTGTTGGGAAAAGATATGTAGGAACTTTCTCAAGGGACACCACAAAATATGTGACTAA
- the LOC112699474 gene encoding histone-lysine N-methyltransferase ASHR3 isoform X1, whose protein sequence is MPDLGNLSLSETLALPTPADPPVLTNSLHSANLKNLSPPSNTVVYTRYALRQDGIRIHKTHGTEIKVPAVKAANGDAKGLEDGIREFSQKRNKIGSEDPDLEFSLPFLVGASKMVECLVCHRLVCPGEELCCSVRGCGGIYHINCAKETMGISNPKKFKCSRHACFVCKQKKQLRCVRCTNAFHEKCAPWPEAVVSLQDNPGHAICWRHPSDWRLDGKLEGSTSDIQEVFRRLPVPYVNEDFKIDLTWKEMETKMEPPSYVHIRRNSYLVKKRSDEDDGAGCTSCSSTCSDDCVCRVQCISCSKSCRCSENCGNRPFRKEKKIKLVKTEHCGWGVEAAETINKGEFIIEYIGEVIDDALCEKRLWDMKYGGAQNFYMCEIRKDFTIDATFKGNMARFLNHGCDPNCVLEKWQVDGETRVGVFASRSIETGDPLTYDYRFVQFGPEVKCQCGAPNCRGFLGVKKKIVKLDICWGWGSKRKRTSAACPAIETHV, encoded by the exons ATGCCCGATTTGGGGAATTTGTCTCTTTCCGAGACTCTAGCTCTCCCCACCCCCGCAGACCCTCCTGTCTTAACCAATTCTCTCCACTCAGCCAACCTCAAAAACCTATCGCCACCATCCAACACCGTTGTTTACACGCGCTATGCTCTTCGGCAAGATGGCATTCGCATCCACAAAACTCACGGAACCGAGATTAAGGTTCCTGCCGTCAAAGCAGCTAATGGTGACGCCAAGGGTTTGGAGGATGGAATCAGAGAGTTCTCTCAGAAGAGGAACAAGATTGGCTCCGAGGATCCCGATCTTGAATTCTCACTTCCCTTCCTCGTTGGCGCTTCCAAAATG GTTGAATGCCTTGTTTGCCATCGTCTAGTGTGCCCAGGGGAGGAGCTATGTTGTTCTGTTCGTGGCTGTGGGGGAATCTACCATATCAATTGTGCAAAAGAAACTATGGGGATCTCGAATCCAAAAAAATTCAAGTGCTCACGACAT GCATGCTTTGTCTGCAAACAAAAGAAGCAGTTGCGGTGTGTGCGTTGTACAAACGCATTTCATGAAAAATGTGCCCCATGGCCAGAGGCTGTGGTGAGCCTACAGGACAATCCTGGACATGCTATTTGTTGGAGGCATCCTTCTGATTGGCGATTGGATGGGAAG CTCGAAGGTTCCACAAGTGACATACAG GAAGTATTTCGTCGGTTGCCTGTTCCATATGTCAATGAGGATTTCAAGATTGATCTTACATGGAAAGAGATGGAGACTAAGATGGAACCACCATCATATGTGCATATAAGGCGCA ATTCCTACTTAGTCAAGAAGCGTAGTGACGAAGATGATGGTGCGGGGTGTACCAGTTGCAGCTCTACCTGTTCGGATGATTGTGTGTGCAG GGTTCAATGCATAAGTTGCTCAAAGTCATGTCGCTGCTCAGAAAATTGCGGTAATAGGCCATTTCGCAAGGAGAAAAAGATTAAGCTGGTCAAG ACTGAACATTGTGGATGGGGAGTAGAGGCAGCTGAAACCATCAACAAAGGCGAATTCATAATTGAGTATATTGGAGAAG TCATTGATGATGCTTTATGTGAAAAAAGGCTTTGGGACATGAAATACGGGGGTGCACAGAATTTTTACATGTGTGAGATTCGTAAAGATTTTACTATAGATGCAACCTTCAAAGGAAATATGGCTCGCTTCTTAAACCATGGTTGTGATCCCAACTGTGTTCTCGAGAAGTG GCAAGTAGATGGTGAAACGCGGGTTGGTGTATTTGCTTCCCGTTCAATAGAAACGGGAGATCCCTTAACATATGATTACAG ATTTGTGCAATTTGGACCtgaggtaaaatgtcaatgtggtGCCCCAAATTGTCGAGGGTTTTTAGGGGTGAAAAAGAAAATTGTGAAGTTAGATATTTGTTGGGGTTGGGGATCAAAGCGTAAGAGAACTTCAGCTGCATGTCCTGCCATAGAAACACATGTATGA
- the LOC112699474 gene encoding histone-lysine N-methyltransferase ASHR3 isoform X2: MPDLGNLSLSETLALPTPADPPVLTNSLHSANLKNLSPPSNTVVYTRYALRQDGIRIHKTHGTEIKVPAVKAANGDAKGLEDGIREFSQKRNKIGSEDPDLEFSLPFLVGASKMVQFNFFSLKSVDFAMNTGGIRIYFCVLVQVECLVCHRLVCPGEELCCSVRGCGGIYHINCAKETMGISNPKKFKCSRHACFVCKQKKQLRCVRCTNAFHEKCAPWPEAVVSLQDNPGHAICWRHPSDWRLDGKLEGSTSDIQEVFRRLPVPYVNEDFKIDLTWKEMETKMEPPSYVHIRRNSYLVKKRSDEDDGAGCTSCSSTCSDDCVCRVQCISCSKSCRCSENCGNRPFRKEKKIKLVKTEHCGWGVEAAETINKGEFIIEYIGEVIDDALCEKRLWDMKYGGAQNFYMCEIRKDFTIDATFKGNMARFLNHGCDPNCVLEKWQVDGETRVGVFASRSIETGDPLTYDYRFVQFGPEVKCQCGAPNCRGFLGVKKKIVKLDICWGWGSKRKRTSAACPAIETHV; the protein is encoded by the exons ATGCCCGATTTGGGGAATTTGTCTCTTTCCGAGACTCTAGCTCTCCCCACCCCCGCAGACCCTCCTGTCTTAACCAATTCTCTCCACTCAGCCAACCTCAAAAACCTATCGCCACCATCCAACACCGTTGTTTACACGCGCTATGCTCTTCGGCAAGATGGCATTCGCATCCACAAAACTCACGGAACCGAGATTAAGGTTCCTGCCGTCAAAGCAGCTAATGGTGACGCCAAGGGTTTGGAGGATGGAATCAGAGAGTTCTCTCAGAAGAGGAACAAGATTGGCTCCGAGGATCCCGATCTTGAATTCTCACTTCCCTTCCTCGTTGGCGCTTCCAAAATGGTACAATTCAATTTCTTTTCCCTGAAGTCTGTAGATTTTGCTATGAACACTGGGGGGATTAGAATCTACTTCTGTGTATTGGTTCAGGTTGAATGCCTTGTTTGCCATCGTCTAGTGTGCCCAGGGGAGGAGCTATGTTGTTCTGTTCGTGGCTGTGGGGGAATCTACCATATCAATTGTGCAAAAGAAACTATGGGGATCTCGAATCCAAAAAAATTCAAGTGCTCACGACAT GCATGCTTTGTCTGCAAACAAAAGAAGCAGTTGCGGTGTGTGCGTTGTACAAACGCATTTCATGAAAAATGTGCCCCATGGCCAGAGGCTGTGGTGAGCCTACAGGACAATCCTGGACATGCTATTTGTTGGAGGCATCCTTCTGATTGGCGATTGGATGGGAAG CTCGAAGGTTCCACAAGTGACATACAG GAAGTATTTCGTCGGTTGCCTGTTCCATATGTCAATGAGGATTTCAAGATTGATCTTACATGGAAAGAGATGGAGACTAAGATGGAACCACCATCATATGTGCATATAAGGCGCA ATTCCTACTTAGTCAAGAAGCGTAGTGACGAAGATGATGGTGCGGGGTGTACCAGTTGCAGCTCTACCTGTTCGGATGATTGTGTGTGCAG GGTTCAATGCATAAGTTGCTCAAAGTCATGTCGCTGCTCAGAAAATTGCGGTAATAGGCCATTTCGCAAGGAGAAAAAGATTAAGCTGGTCAAG ACTGAACATTGTGGATGGGGAGTAGAGGCAGCTGAAACCATCAACAAAGGCGAATTCATAATTGAGTATATTGGAGAAG TCATTGATGATGCTTTATGTGAAAAAAGGCTTTGGGACATGAAATACGGGGGTGCACAGAATTTTTACATGTGTGAGATTCGTAAAGATTTTACTATAGATGCAACCTTCAAAGGAAATATGGCTCGCTTCTTAAACCATGGTTGTGATCCCAACTGTGTTCTCGAGAAGTG GCAAGTAGATGGTGAAACGCGGGTTGGTGTATTTGCTTCCCGTTCAATAGAAACGGGAGATCCCTTAACATATGATTACAG ATTTGTGCAATTTGGACCtgaggtaaaatgtcaatgtggtGCCCCAAATTGTCGAGGGTTTTTAGGGGTGAAAAAGAAAATTGTGAAGTTAGATATTTGTTGGGGTTGGGGATCAAAGCGTAAGAGAACTTCAGCTGCATGTCCTGCCATAGAAACACATGTATGA